The following proteins come from a genomic window of Aricia agestis chromosome 19, ilAriAges1.1, whole genome shotgun sequence:
- the LOC121736333 gene encoding tubulin beta chain, whose translation MREIVHIQAGQCGNQIGAKFWEVISDEHGIDPTGTYHGDSDLQLERINVYYNEATGGKYVPRAVLVDLEPGTMDSVRSGPFGQIFRPDNFVFGQSGAGNNWAKGHYTEGAELVDSVLDVVRKEAEGCDCLQGFQLTHSLGGGTGAGLGTLLISKIREEYPDRIMNTFSVVPSPKVSDTVVEPYNATLSVHQLVENTDESYCIDNEALYDICFRTLKLTTPTYGDLNHLVSATMSGVTTCLRFPGQLNADLRKLAVNMVPFPRLHFFIPGFAPLTSRGSQQYRALTVPELTQQMFDAKNMMAACDPRHGRYLTVAAVFRGRMSMKEVDEQMMNIQNKNSSYFVEWIPNNVKTAVCDIPPRGLKMSATFIGNSTAIQELFKRISEQFTAMFRRKAFLHWYTGEGMDEMEFTEAESNMNDLVSEYQQYQDATAEEEGEFDEEEEGGDEGD comes from the exons ATGAGGGAGATTGTACACATCCAGGCTGGCCAGTGCGGCAACCAGATTGGCGCTAAG TTCTGGGAGGTAATATCGGATGAGCATGGCATCGATCCAACTGGCACCTACCACGGGGACTCCGATCTTCAGTTGGAGCGGATCAACGTGTATTACAACGAGGCCACGGGTGGGAAGTACGTGCCCAGGGCCGTGCTGGTCGACCTGGAGCCAGGGACGATGGACTCCGTCCGGTCCGGCCCCTTCGGACAGATATTCCGGCCGGACAACTTCGTGTTCGGACAGTCCGGTGCTGGCAACAACTGGGCGAAAGGACACTACACGGAGGGCGCGGAGTTGGTTGATTCGGTGCTCGATGTTGTTCGCAAGGAGGCGGAGGGCTGCGACTGTTTGCAGGGATTCCAGCTGACGCATTCGCTTGGAGGCGGCACCGGAGCTGGTTTAGGTACTTTGCTGATCTCCAAAATTAGGGAGGAGTATCCCGACCGCATCATGAATACGTTCAGCGTGGTTCCGTCTCCCAAGGTATCTGATACGGTCGTCGAGCCCTACAATGCGACGCTATCTGTCCACCAGCTCGTAGAGAATACTGATGAGTCTTACTGCATCGACAACGAAGCCCTCTACGACATCTGCTTCCGGACCCTCAAATTAACAACACCAACGTACGGTGACTTGAACCATTTAGTATCGGCGACCATGTCTGGAGTCACCACCTGTCTGCGATTCCCTGGTCAACTGAACGCTGATTTACGAAAACTGGCAGTCAACATGGTTCCATTCCCGCGTCTCCACTTCTTCATCCCCGGCTTCGCGCCGCTGACGTCGCGGGGCAGCCAGCAGTATAGAGCGTTGACGGTGCCCGAACTGACGCAGCAGATGTTCGACGCGAAGAACATGATGGCCGCCTGCGACCCTCGTCACGGGAGATACCTGACCGTGGCCGCCGTCTTCCGAGGCCGCATGTCCATGAAGGAGGTCGACGAGCAGATGATGAACATCCAGAATAAGAATTCTTCGTACTTCGTCGAGTGGATACCGAACAACGTCAAAACTGCCGTCTGTGACATTCCGCCCCGTGGGCTTAAAATGTCGGCGACCTTCATCGGGAATTCAACGGCCATCCAGGAGCTGTTCAAGCGCATCTCGGAGCAGTTCACGGCCATGTTCAGAAGGAAGGCCTTCCTCCACTGGTATACGGGGGAGGGGATGGATGAAATGGAGTTCACTGAGGCGGAGAGCAACATGAACGACCTGGTGTCGGAGTACCAGCAGTACCAAGACGCGACTGCAGAGGAGGAGGGAGAGTTTGATGAGGAGGAGGAAGGCGGAGACGAGGGGGATTAG